From one Shewanella sp. GD04112 genomic stretch:
- a CDS encoding NTF2 fold immunity protein gives MDDIELKAYLTQRVLSFSQSWNEIENNLYAKLQAEEEALRKALPETEFHYAERSDWFALLNEQISPLFDGFCTDKPRVYGGKVRNCFGFPSKFNGCDHPLELLVNLKHKSRAEIYIKTNTHFEDEYLFIVLKKADEWRIDSYKNRRYGNEKWSAQIL, from the coding sequence ATGGATGACATTGAATTAAAAGCGTATTTAACACAGCGTGTGTTATCTTTCAGCCAAAGTTGGAATGAGATCGAAAATAATCTTTACGCCAAACTGCAAGCAGAGGAAGAAGCCTTAAGAAAGGCATTACCCGAAACTGAGTTCCATTATGCTGAGCGGAGTGATTGGTTTGCACTGCTCAATGAACAAATCTCCCCCTTATTCGATGGGTTTTGTACCGATAAGCCCCGTGTTTACGGCGGTAAAGTTCGCAACTGCTTTGGTTTTCCTTCAAAGTTTAATGGTTGTGACCATCCCCTTGAGCTGCTCGTTAACTTAAAACATAAGAGCAGAGCCGAAATTTATATCAAAACCAACACTCACTTCGAAGATGAGTATCTGTTTATCGTCCTTAAAAAGGCCGATGAATGGCGTATCGATAGCTATAAAAACCGTCGCTATGGCAATGAAAAATGGAGCGCACAAATCCTGTAA